In Zobellia roscoffensis, the following are encoded in one genomic region:
- a CDS encoding hybrid sensor histidine kinase/response regulator, which produces MNRSNDAYDQYNYKEAIKYASTLIEKGHEYNYDYYEFLGYDILGGIYAETEDTIKGKIYSEKALELARSTQSDSLIAWGALNLGILYSENKQTYVKAIKYLKESIEINEKNQDYDEVYLTYVNLIWTYLENNQIDDAHTFLQKAETLSLQKVDSIDKLYMDLLYGKYYLARKKYDAAAKKLEKIASTADENDNTDLAIEAYEDLSKLYSETDDYRKAFANLDKHNQFKQKAYTLKKLEETEKAMAKFNLEQAHKDLQSALKEQAYSDELISKSKSLTTALVVAIVILVFTLIGIIIFFKTRRRYIQNLRLKNKELSIANEKAEKLSKVKTKFLSTVSHELRTPLYGVIGISTLLKEDEKLKAYADDLNSLKFSADYLLALINDVLLLSKMDAEAITLSKIPYELDTLIQNIVRSFEFTLQKNSNKLHVHIDEKLPNQLIGDPIRLSQILINLMGNAIKFTEKGNIWLKLTLVEATENGTYRTKFSIKDDGPGIPKNMQKEIFNEFTQIENKNHSYTGTGLGLTIVKKILDIYGSEIHLNSSPNKGAEFSYELTIKEHKKNNKTSNTKSIIDALDTSKNSPNKHVLIVDDNKINQKVTQKTLEKHHIHSSLADDGAQAVTLTKTNTYDLILMDINMPNINGMEATKMIRKFNKDIPIIALTAVELDEGRKEILNSGMNDIIHKPYNLPEFLSTIFKHLPKEEMDLSH; this is translated from the coding sequence GTGAATAGATCAAATGATGCCTATGACCAATACAATTACAAAGAGGCTATAAAATATGCCTCTACATTAATTGAAAAAGGACATGAGTATAATTATGACTATTATGAGTTTTTAGGGTATGATATTTTAGGCGGTATTTATGCCGAAACCGAGGACACCATAAAAGGTAAAATTTATTCTGAGAAAGCGTTAGAATTAGCTAGATCTACACAGTCTGACAGCCTAATTGCCTGGGGCGCTTTAAATTTAGGCATTCTTTATTCCGAAAATAAACAGACCTATGTAAAAGCCATAAAATATTTAAAAGAGAGTATAGAGATAAACGAAAAAAATCAAGATTATGACGAGGTTTATTTAACCTATGTAAACCTTATTTGGACGTATTTAGAAAACAACCAAATTGATGATGCTCATACCTTTCTTCAAAAAGCAGAAACCCTTTCTTTACAAAAAGTAGATTCAATTGATAAATTATATATGGATCTCCTATATGGCAAATACTACCTAGCAAGGAAAAAATACGATGCTGCAGCAAAAAAATTAGAAAAAATTGCATCAACTGCAGATGAAAATGACAATACGGATTTGGCCATTGAAGCCTATGAAGATTTATCTAAGCTTTATAGTGAAACCGATGACTATAGAAAAGCATTTGCAAACTTAGACAAGCACAACCAGTTTAAACAAAAAGCGTATACTCTAAAAAAACTGGAAGAGACAGAAAAGGCAATGGCCAAATTTAATTTAGAGCAAGCTCACAAAGACCTGCAGTCCGCCTTAAAAGAACAAGCCTATTCAGATGAATTAATTTCTAAATCAAAATCTCTTACTACCGCTCTTGTTGTTGCTATTGTAATTCTGGTTTTCACCCTTATCGGCATTATTATCTTTTTCAAAACAAGAAGACGGTATATTCAAAACCTAAGATTAAAAAATAAGGAACTTAGTATTGCTAACGAAAAAGCCGAAAAATTATCTAAGGTAAAAACTAAATTCCTATCAACGGTTAGCCATGAATTAAGAACCCCACTCTACGGCGTTATTGGTATTTCTACGTTACTAAAAGAAGATGAAAAATTAAAAGCCTATGCAGACGATCTCAACTCTTTAAAATTTTCGGCAGATTATTTACTCGCTCTAATCAATGATGTTCTTCTTTTAAGTAAAATGGATGCTGAAGCCATTACCTTATCAAAAATCCCTTATGAATTGGATACCCTTATCCAGAACATTGTTCGTTCTTTTGAATTTACATTACAAAAAAATAGCAATAAACTGCACGTTCATATAGATGAAAAACTGCCCAATCAACTTATTGGTGACCCTATAAGACTATCTCAAATTCTTATAAACCTAATGGGCAACGCTATTAAATTTACCGAGAAAGGAAATATATGGTTGAAACTAACCTTAGTTGAAGCGACAGAAAATGGAACCTACAGAACAAAATTTTCTATAAAAGATGATGGCCCTGGCATACCTAAAAATATGCAAAAAGAAATCTTTAATGAGTTTACACAAATTGAAAATAAAAACCATAGTTACACAGGTACAGGTCTTGGCCTTACTATAGTTAAAAAAATTCTTGACATTTACGGAAGTGAAATTCATTTGAATAGCTCACCCAACAAAGGGGCAGAATTCAGTTATGAACTAACTATTAAAGAACATAAAAAAAACAACAAAACATCTAATACCAAGAGTATCATTGATGCATTGGATACTTCTAAAAATAGCCCCAACAAACATGTTCTTATTGTTGATGACAACAAAATAAATCAAAAAGTAACTCAGAAAACTCTAGAAAAACATCATATTCATTCTAGTTTGGCCGATGATGGTGCACAGGCTGTAACTTTAACCAAAACGAATACGTATGATTTGATTTTAATGGATATAAACATGCCTAATATAAACGGAATGGAGGCCACTAAAATGATTCGAAAATTTAACAAGGACATTCCAATTATAGCGTTGACGGCGGTTGAGTTGGATGAAGGAAGAAAAGAAATACTAAATTCCGGTATGAATGATATCATACACAAGCCCTATAACCTTCCTGAATTCTTAAGTACCATTTTTAAACATCTACCCAAAGAAGAAATGGATTTATCTCACTAA
- the gndA gene encoding NADP-dependent phosphogluconate dehydrogenase translates to MEEKYDFGLVGLGVMGRNFILNVADNGFSAYGYDLDAEKVAALKEEGSHLAKVNASTNIKTFVKSLKEPRKIMLLVPAGKIVDGVIESLLPYIDRGDIIIDGGNSFFTDTDRREAYLHDKAINFFGAGVSGGAKGARLGPSIMPGGSKSAYQHIKPIFEAVSAKYKGEPCVAYLGPKSSGNYVKMVHNGIEYGLMQLTSEVYDLLKKAGDFSNEELHSTFSKWNEGRLQSFLVEITSKILEQKDDLGKGDLVDQILDKAKQKGTGKWTSQNAMDLGIPIPSIDIAVSMREVSALKDERIKADKLYDRPEVELLDKEELAKMAEEALYFSFIITYAQGLHQLADASREYNYNLDVTTIAKIWRAGCIIRAGLLADISEAFEADKDLPNLLLSSQFVDKVKSTVGSTRKLVAHAAANGIPLPGLSNSLTYFDAYTSSRLPLNLIQAQRDFFGSHTYERLDQEGIFHTEWE, encoded by the coding sequence ATGGAAGAAAAATATGATTTTGGATTGGTAGGCCTCGGTGTTATGGGGCGTAACTTTATATTGAATGTAGCGGATAATGGTTTTTCTGCTTACGGTTATGATTTAGATGCTGAAAAAGTAGCTGCTTTAAAAGAAGAAGGCAGTCACCTAGCCAAAGTAAATGCCTCTACCAACATTAAGACATTTGTAAAATCTCTTAAAGAGCCTAGAAAGATTATGCTTTTGGTTCCTGCTGGTAAAATTGTAGATGGAGTAATTGAAAGTCTTTTACCGTATATAGATAGGGGTGATATTATAATTGATGGTGGAAATTCGTTTTTCACGGATACGGACCGTCGTGAGGCTTATCTTCATGACAAGGCTATTAACTTCTTTGGAGCAGGTGTTTCTGGAGGGGCTAAAGGGGCTCGTTTAGGACCAAGTATCATGCCTGGTGGCTCAAAATCTGCCTACCAACATATTAAACCGATTTTTGAAGCTGTTTCTGCAAAATACAAAGGAGAACCTTGTGTTGCATATTTAGGGCCTAAATCATCTGGTAACTATGTAAAAATGGTTCACAATGGTATTGAGTACGGGTTGATGCAACTTACCTCTGAAGTTTATGACTTGCTTAAAAAAGCAGGAGACTTCTCTAACGAGGAGCTTCACTCTACTTTTTCTAAATGGAACGAAGGTCGCTTACAATCTTTTCTAGTAGAAATTACTTCTAAAATTCTTGAACAAAAAGATGACCTTGGAAAAGGCGATCTTGTTGATCAAATTTTAGACAAAGCTAAGCAAAAAGGCACAGGAAAATGGACTAGCCAAAATGCGATGGACCTAGGCATACCTATTCCTTCTATTGATATTGCCGTAAGTATGCGAGAAGTATCCGCTTTAAAAGACGAAAGAATAAAGGCCGATAAATTATACGATCGCCCAGAAGTTGAGTTACTAGATAAAGAAGAATTGGCCAAAATGGCCGAAGAAGCACTTTACTTCTCTTTTATTATTACGTACGCTCAAGGTCTTCATCAGTTGGCAGATGCTTCCAGAGAATACAACTACAATTTAGATGTTACCACAATTGCTAAAATTTGGCGTGCAGGCTGTATTATTAGAGCCGGTTTGTTAGCTGATATTTCAGAAGCTTTTGAAGCTGATAAGGATTTACCAAACCTTTTACTATCAAGCCAATTTGTAGACAAAGTAAAAAGTACGGTGGGCTCCACAAGAAAATTGGTAGCGCATGCAGCTGCCAACGGAATTCCGTTGCCTGGACTTTCAAATTCACTTACTTATTTTGATGCATACACATCTAGTAGGTTACCTTTGAACCTTATTCAAGCACAACGAGATTTCTTTGGTTCGCACACTTATGAGCGATTAGACCAAGAAGGTATTTTTCATACAGAATGGGAATAG
- a CDS encoding long-chain fatty acid--CoA ligase, which produces MEGLIMDYPLTTTTILEYGNSAFKYKRIISHLPSGTRHEYTFGNLYKRCKQLANALTNKLGVTKGDMIGTFAWNHYQHVELYYGVPSLGAICHTINIRLSSQQIEFIINNSEDKVIFVDASLVPLLEKIAHKLETVEHYVIINASELFSTTLINTIHYEDLLEDQPEEFEWPTLNENDACGMCYTSGTTGLPKGVLYTHRSTYLHALTISTPNAANYNSSDIVLLIVPQFHVMAWGYPYLCLITGSDMVLPSSNLQPEAIISILQKEKVTKANGVPTIWMGVYNALKKNPPRPKLKLEEYLVGGSALPASLIKGMEDDFGIKGVQAWGMTETSPLGTVSRLQPHHHSLTEEEKLKIRAKQGIEFPGVQMRVIGNDGSVTERDGKSMGELQVKGAWVIKSYFKTNNRDNFTDDGWFRTGDVSTIDNDGFMHITDRTKDLIKSGGEWISSVALESALMAHPKVKEAAVIAIPDEKWAERPLAVLVLNTKNERVSDEELKNFLSHEFANYQIPDKYVYIDQVPRTSVGKFDKKEIRRLYAQDKL; this is translated from the coding sequence ATGGAAGGATTGATAATGGATTACCCACTGACCACAACTACCATTCTTGAATATGGCAATAGTGCGTTTAAATACAAAAGAATAATTAGTCATTTGCCAAGCGGCACAAGACATGAATACACTTTTGGTAATCTCTATAAACGTTGCAAACAATTAGCAAATGCACTTACCAATAAACTAGGCGTTACAAAAGGTGATATGATAGGTACTTTTGCTTGGAATCACTATCAACATGTTGAACTGTACTACGGCGTACCCAGTCTGGGCGCTATTTGTCATACTATAAACATCAGGCTTTCTTCACAACAAATTGAATTTATAATTAATAACTCAGAAGACAAAGTTATTTTTGTTGATGCATCATTAGTTCCTCTATTAGAAAAAATAGCCCATAAACTGGAAACAGTAGAGCACTATGTAATAATCAATGCTTCGGAACTCTTTAGCACTACTCTTATCAACACAATTCATTATGAAGATTTATTAGAAGACCAACCAGAGGAATTTGAATGGCCAACATTAAATGAAAATGATGCTTGCGGTATGTGCTACACTAGTGGCACTACAGGTCTTCCAAAAGGAGTCCTTTACACCCACCGGTCTACATACCTACATGCGTTAACCATTTCCACACCCAATGCAGCCAACTACAACAGTTCGGATATTGTATTGCTAATTGTACCTCAATTTCATGTTATGGCCTGGGGGTACCCTTATTTATGTTTAATAACTGGGTCAGATATGGTATTACCGTCCTCTAATTTACAGCCAGAAGCTATTATTTCAATTTTACAAAAAGAAAAAGTTACAAAAGCCAATGGCGTACCCACCATATGGATGGGTGTTTATAATGCCTTAAAGAAAAACCCACCCAGACCAAAACTAAAATTAGAAGAATATTTAGTGGGCGGTTCCGCTCTCCCTGCAAGTTTAATAAAAGGAATGGAAGACGATTTTGGTATTAAAGGCGTACAAGCTTGGGGTATGACAGAAACCTCGCCTCTGGGTACGGTAAGTCGCTTACAGCCCCATCACCACAGTCTAACCGAAGAAGAAAAACTAAAAATACGTGCAAAACAAGGTATTGAGTTCCCTGGAGTTCAAATGCGCGTTATTGGTAATGATGGCTCTGTAACCGAGCGAGATGGGAAAAGTATGGGAGAACTACAAGTTAAAGGTGCTTGGGTTATTAAATCATATTTCAAGACTAATAATCGAGATAATTTCACGGACGATGGATGGTTCAGGACAGGGGACGTAAGTACAATAGATAATGATGGCTTCATGCATATTACAGACCGAACTAAAGACCTCATCAAAAGTGGCGGCGAATGGATATCTAGTGTTGCTCTAGAATCTGCACTCATGGCACACCCAAAAGTAAAAGAAGCGGCCGTAATTGCTATTCCAGATGAAAAATGGGCAGAAAGACCTTTAGCCGTTTTGGTTTTAAATACCAAAAACGAAAGAGTTTCAGATGAAGAGCTTAAAAACTTCCTAAGCCATGAATTTGCCAACTACCAAATTCCTGACAAATATGTATACATTGACCAAGTACCACGAACGAGTGTAGGAAAATTTGATAAAAAAGAAATACGAAGGCTTTACGCTCAAGATAAGTTATAA
- a CDS encoding ribose-5-phosphate isomerase: MAKVEYHVYVIELSKKVFTENRRFREANPQFNGVLQCLYVGMTSKTPKKRFEQHKTGYVNKKGHKLSANLVEKYGLYLRGSLFHHIAPLSTKAQALKREETLALELRRQGYAVWFN, translated from the coding sequence ATGGCTAAAGTTGAATATCATGTTTACGTAATAGAGCTTTCTAAAAAAGTTTTTACGGAAAATAGGCGTTTCCGTGAAGCCAACCCTCAATTTAATGGCGTTTTACAGTGCCTTTATGTAGGAATGACCAGCAAGACTCCTAAAAAACGTTTTGAACAACATAAAACGGGGTATGTAAATAAAAAAGGACACAAACTATCTGCTAATCTTGTTGAAAAATACGGCCTATATTTACGAGGCAGTCTTTTTCATCATATTGCTCCATTATCTACTAAAGCCCAAGCCTTAAAAAGGGAAGAAACTCTAGCCTTAGAACTTAGAAGACAAGGTTATGCCGTTTGGTTTAATTAA
- a CDS encoding DUF3124 domain-containing protein, with translation MNKYNNRNFFIVKFIWTIACILIFVTLVVSCKRPTDEKPVKILDEHTLNRRVDGNTVGPLTKQVYVPIYSDIYNQTRDSRTLLTATLSIRNTSLKDSLFITTIDYYNTGGDLVRSYIDQAIYLKPMESIDYVIEQQDTSGGSGANFIIDWYSKHPLNPLFQAVMVGGLGAQAFSFTTEGIEVETP, from the coding sequence ATGAACAAATACAACAATAGAAATTTTTTCATTGTAAAATTTATTTGGACTATTGCCTGCATTCTTATTTTTGTTACCCTGGTCGTTTCTTGTAAACGACCAACCGATGAAAAACCGGTAAAGATACTAGACGAACATACTCTAAATAGAAGGGTCGATGGTAACACTGTCGGCCCTCTTACCAAACAAGTCTATGTACCCATTTATTCTGACATCTACAACCAAACAAGAGATTCTAGAACATTATTAACTGCTACATTAAGTATCAGAAATACCAGTTTAAAGGACAGTTTGTTTATTACCACCATAGATTACTATAATACTGGTGGTGATTTGGTGAGAAGTTATATAGACCAGGCTATTTACCTTAAACCAATGGAGTCCATTGATTACGTTATAGAACAACAGGACACCTCTGGTGGTAGTGGCGCTAATTTTATAATAGATTGGTATTCCAAACACCCACTTAACCCTTTATTCCAAGCCGTAATGGTTGGCGGATTAGGTGCCCAAGCTTTTTCCTTTACAACTGAAGGAATTGAGGTAGAAACGCCTTAA
- a CDS encoding ligand-binding sensor domain-containing protein, with product MTLSKQSAALVLWFCLLLWCCDFVFAQQNQPTISFQHLPGGLSQSSANVMYEDSYGYLWIGTRNGLNRYDGKNFQIYEQSVDGKPGLTNGYIEDIYEDDNRQLYIGTVQGLNLYHREMDILKSYPFIGEGKKLALEHFYSVIKSTDFLWLGTTTSLFRYHIPTGETKEFKYPEAEDNFFVKIAKLDNQKTAIIIDNDIWVLNNELQVLSKLHEKQRIRSVIQQNSSQFLIGLHNGELIELKIENNNSISVQRKKISDGYPILSLSIAPNGDYWIGSENDGLYIYSKSSKQLSNLKYDSKNLESVSSNSIWFIYNNKGIMWLGPYKKGLSFYDPIHYKFQHIKNKPFDDQSLNNDNINCFIQDKNDANDHLWIGTDGGGLNYWDRVSNSFIKYSLDNKNLNTNVVLSLLQDKKNQIWLGSWGKGITVFNTENKNYEVLTKENSFLLSNNVFNLMMDSKDRIWIATFHGGLQVYNPETKTHKNIDLKNNITNTKVSTITTITEDKRGNVWVGTQISGLFKLVERNEEWQYTSYNTLENEHIISNDFINAIIEDNEGVLWVGTQAGLDKYNHQTDSFKTITKENGLENYAIKGIIEDSDDWLWLSTGIGVVHFDPKSKTSINYDIDDGLQGNEFNSNSFYKTKNDELIFGGSNGFNIFEAKNIKKREDKPKVNITSLKIFNKPVYPGDESNILKHHISQVDSITLSYDTSAINFEFNALTFRHPDKVNYAYFLDGFETDWNYIGHKKNANYTNLEPGKYTLRIKSSNSDGIWNSNETTLHITITPPFWKTLWFRLLMIVLLISGIYLIFYLRVRTIKKYQLTLEREIDERTQQLQQQKKELEKAADELTTKNQEIQRFTFAVSHDLKSPLSGIKGIASLIPMEFVMKDFPELEQYLDMINISCDTMHNLIADITKIAKIGKIENKNEVLDTNEIVALSTTLVKGKLKVSKVKLIVEENLPNIYGDRNRIIQVFGNLLDNAIKYMGDQKQPIVYIKAQENGEKIQFSVSDNGSGMDEKSLKKLFSPFERFHSDVKGTGLGLYMIKQIVESHDGTIYAESEGKGKGTSFNVILPNVVGQQIQNMVDNDIVPESTD from the coding sequence ATGACTTTATCAAAGCAATCGGCTGCACTAGTTTTATGGTTCTGTTTACTACTATGGTGTTGTGATTTTGTATTTGCTCAGCAGAATCAACCCACCATATCTTTTCAACACTTGCCAGGAGGTCTGTCCCAAAGCTCTGCCAACGTAATGTATGAAGATAGTTATGGTTATTTATGGATTGGAACAAGGAATGGGCTTAACAGATACGACGGTAAAAATTTTCAAATATATGAACAGAGCGTAGATGGTAAACCAGGGCTAACGAATGGGTATATAGAGGATATTTATGAAGATGATAATAGACAACTATACATTGGCACGGTTCAAGGTTTAAATCTCTATCATCGAGAAATGGATATTCTAAAGTCTTATCCGTTCATTGGTGAAGGCAAAAAACTAGCGTTAGAACATTTTTATTCCGTTATTAAATCTACAGATTTTCTTTGGTTAGGAACCACTACTAGTCTATTCCGGTACCATATCCCCACCGGGGAAACTAAAGAATTCAAATACCCAGAAGCAGAAGACAACTTTTTTGTGAAAATTGCAAAACTAGATAATCAAAAAACTGCAATCATAATCGATAATGACATTTGGGTGTTAAACAATGAGTTGCAAGTTTTATCAAAACTTCATGAAAAACAGAGAATACGTAGCGTAATACAACAAAACTCATCTCAATTTTTAATTGGTTTACACAATGGAGAACTAATTGAATTAAAAATTGAAAATAACAATTCAATAAGCGTCCAAAGAAAAAAAATAAGTGATGGCTACCCTATTTTATCCCTATCAATTGCACCAAATGGCGATTATTGGATAGGCAGTGAAAATGATGGGCTTTATATCTACTCAAAAAGCTCCAAACAATTATCGAACTTAAAGTATGACAGTAAAAATTTAGAATCAGTCTCAAGCAACTCTATATGGTTTATATATAATAATAAAGGAATCATGTGGCTAGGACCTTATAAAAAAGGTCTGAGCTTTTACGACCCAATTCATTATAAGTTTCAACATATAAAAAACAAACCTTTTGATGACCAATCTTTAAACAACGATAATATAAACTGTTTTATTCAAGATAAAAATGATGCTAATGACCATCTTTGGATAGGAACGGATGGTGGTGGATTGAACTATTGGGATAGAGTCTCTAATTCTTTTATAAAATACAGTTTAGATAATAAAAACCTCAATACCAATGTAGTCCTAAGCTTATTACAAGATAAAAAAAATCAAATATGGTTAGGGTCTTGGGGCAAAGGAATTACTGTGTTTAACACAGAGAACAAAAACTATGAGGTACTAACAAAAGAAAATTCCTTTTTGCTATCGAATAATGTATTTAACCTTATGATGGATAGTAAAGATCGTATATGGATTGCCACTTTTCACGGTGGTTTACAAGTTTATAATCCTGAAACCAAGACTCATAAAAACATAGACCTAAAGAACAATATTACTAATACTAAAGTTTCTACCATTACAACCATAACCGAAGATAAAAGAGGAAATGTTTGGGTTGGAACGCAAATTTCAGGGCTCTTTAAACTAGTTGAAAGAAATGAGGAATGGCAATACACAAGTTATAACACCCTAGAAAATGAACACATCATTAGTAATGACTTCATCAATGCTATTATAGAAGATAATGAGGGTGTTTTATGGGTTGGCACTCAAGCTGGTTTAGATAAATATAATCACCAAACCGATTCTTTCAAAACTATCACCAAAGAAAACGGATTAGAAAATTATGCCATAAAAGGAATTATAGAAGATTCTGACGATTGGTTATGGCTTAGCACAGGTATTGGGGTTGTTCACTTTGATCCCAAAAGTAAAACATCTATAAATTATGATATTGATGATGGTTTACAAGGCAATGAATTCAACTCCAATTCTTTCTACAAAACAAAAAATGACGAGTTGATTTTTGGAGGCAGTAATGGCTTCAATATATTTGAAGCAAAGAACATTAAGAAAAGAGAAGATAAACCTAAAGTAAATATTACCAGTCTCAAAATATTCAACAAACCAGTTTATCCAGGTGATGAATCCAATATATTAAAGCATCATATCTCACAAGTAGATTCAATTACCCTATCGTATGATACTAGTGCTATAAATTTTGAGTTTAATGCTTTAACTTTTCGTCATCCAGACAAGGTAAACTATGCCTATTTTCTAGATGGATTCGAAACCGATTGGAATTATATAGGGCACAAAAAAAATGCTAATTATACCAATTTAGAACCTGGAAAATATACACTTAGAATAAAATCCAGCAATTCTGATGGTATATGGAATAGTAATGAAACCACCCTCCATATTACGATTACCCCTCCTTTTTGGAAAACTTTGTGGTTTCGTTTACTCATGATAGTTTTGTTAATTTCAGGTATTTATTTAATATTCTATCTTCGGGTTAGAACCATAAAAAAGTACCAATTAACACTAGAAAGAGAGATAGACGAACGTACGCAACAATTACAACAACAAAAGAAAGAACTTGAAAAAGCAGCAGATGAACTAACCACAAAAAATCAAGAAATTCAACGTTTTACTTTTGCTGTTTCTCATGACCTTAAAAGTCCTTTAAGCGGTATTAAAGGTATTGCAAGTCTAATTCCTATGGAGTTTGTTATGAAAGATTTTCCTGAACTGGAACAATACCTAGATATGATTAATATATCTTGTGATACGATGCACAACCTTATTGCAGATATCACCAAAATTGCAAAAATTGGTAAAATCGAGAATAAAAATGAAGTTCTTGATACCAATGAAATTGTAGCCCTCTCAACCACTTTGGTTAAAGGAAAATTAAAAGTATCTAAAGTAAAACTCATAGTTGAGGAAAACCTACCAAATATTTATGGTGATAGAAATAGAATTATACAAGTCTTTGGCAATCTTCTAGATAACGCCATAAAGTATATGGGCGACCAAAAACAACCCATAGTTTATATCAAAGCTCAAGAAAACGGAGAAAAAATACAATTCTCTGTTTCTGATAATGGCTCCGGAATGGATGAAAAATCTTTAAAAAAGCTTTTCTCTCCTTTTGAAAGATTTCATTCTGACGTAAAAGGTACCGGATTAGGCCTGTATATGATCAAGCAAATTGTTGAATCACACGATGGTACTATTTATGCCGAATCTGAAGGGAAAGGAAAAGGAACATCTTTTAATGTAATCCTGCCAAACGTTGTGGGCCAACAGATACAAAATATGGTAGATAATGATATAGTTCCTGAAAGTACCGATTAA